One Mesomycoplasma molare genomic window carries:
- a CDS encoding NAD(P)/FAD-dependent oxidoreductase, with protein sequence MEKVYDVVIIGAGPAGLTAAIYASRGNLSVAIIEKGAPGGKMVMQSKIENWPGDKVVMGADLALRMYEHALEYGAEHLYGEVEKVVSISEFEKEVHLKNNKIIKAKSVVVASGMNERKPMDVEGILDFEHRGVSYCAICDGPLFGKNPSIIIGGGNSAVEEGAFLSSIASEVHVFVRDDKFNAEPRLVEELMNKKNVKVHFNSKVLKLMGTNSLEKALVEIDGKEQEIEAASLFPYIGFIPATAFLKDLNILEPNGLLKVDEFKETKEKGIYAIGDVIVKEIRQIATATSDGTIVGKILTNRLGK encoded by the coding sequence ATGGAAAAAGTATATGATGTTGTAATTATAGGAGCAGGTCCTGCTGGACTTACTGCAGCTATATATGCTTCTAGAGGTAATTTAAGTGTTGCCATAATTGAAAAAGGAGCTCCTGGGGGTAAAATGGTTATGCAATCAAAAATTGAAAACTGACCAGGTGACAAAGTAGTTATGGGGGCTGATTTAGCACTGAGAATGTATGAACACGCTTTAGAATATGGAGCAGAACATTTATATGGAGAAGTAGAAAAAGTTGTTTCTATTTCAGAATTTGAAAAAGAAGTTCATTTAAAAAACAATAAAATTATTAAAGCTAAATCTGTTGTTGTTGCTTCTGGAATGAACGAGAGAAAACCAATGGATGTAGAAGGTATTTTGGATTTCGAACATAGAGGTGTATCATATTGTGCTATTTGTGACGGTCCTTTATTTGGTAAAAACCCTTCAATTATAATTGGTGGTGGTAATTCAGCTGTTGAAGAAGGAGCTTTTTTATCTTCAATCGCTTCAGAAGTACATGTTTTTGTTAGAGATGATAAATTTAATGCTGAACCACGTTTAGTAGAGGAATTAATGAATAAGAAAAATGTAAAAGTTCATTTTAATTCTAAAGTATTAAAATTAATGGGAACAAATTCATTAGAAAAAGCATTGGTAGAAATTGATGGAAAAGAACAAGAAATTGAAGCTGCTTCATTATTCCCTTATATTGGATTTATACCTGCTACAGCTTTCTTGAAAGACCTAAACATTTTAGAGCCTAATGGATTATTAAAAGTTGATGAATTTAAAGAAACAAAAGAAAAAGGTATTTATGCAATTGGTGATGTTATTGTTAAAGAAATTAGACAAATTGCAACAGCGACAAGTGACGGAACAATTGTGGGTAAAATATTAACAAATAGATTAGGAAAATAA
- the lgt gene encoding prolipoprotein diacylglyceryl transferase, giving the protein MENKTSQLPEYLKTARPFKEGEAFYIFNWEWLPVYSFMIMLGMIFAILTIAFFWKREKWNFDHLFTLIIITIPTSIIGARLGYIFEQLIAGNADKLKDNWWNIRSGGLSIQWGVILATISDLTYIYFKRTEIDYRKAMSFILPAVLIGQAVGRWGNYTNHEVYGKIDLDGSSVLWLGEIIVRNMFISDSVNQDGALRVPLFFYEFLTSLIGYLLLVWVFNLFNWFKPGVTGAMYLIWYGIVRASMEFLRQEAYLFYFILALIYIFLGVILAIYFQFFANFKYLIVNNKLKIEKVVRYQVSKEKFMKITWKKYQRVETVSTTVQNL; this is encoded by the coding sequence ATGGAAAATAAAACTTCACAATTACCTGAATATTTAAAAACTGCCAGACCTTTTAAAGAAGGTGAAGCATTTTATATTTTTAATTGAGAATGATTACCTGTATATAGTTTTATGATTATGCTAGGAATGATTTTTGCTATATTAACTATTGCATTTTTTTGAAAAAGAGAAAAATGAAACTTTGATCATTTATTTACTTTAATTATTATAACAATTCCTACTTCAATAATCGGAGCAAGATTAGGATATATTTTTGAACAACTTATAGCTGGAAATGCAGATAAATTAAAAGATAATTGATGAAACATAAGAAGTGGTGGCCTTTCTATTCAATGAGGAGTTATTTTAGCGACTATTTCCGATTTAACATATATTTATTTTAAAAGAACAGAAATAGATTATCGAAAAGCTATGAGCTTTATTCTTCCTGCTGTTTTAATAGGGCAAGCAGTTGGAAGATGGGGAAATTATACAAATCATGAAGTTTATGGAAAAATTGATTTAGATGGTTCTTCTGTTTTATGATTAGGAGAAATAATTGTTAGAAATATGTTTATTTCTGATAGCGTAAATCAAGATGGAGCTTTAAGAGTGCCTTTATTTTTCTATGAGTTTTTAACATCTCTTATTGGTTATTTATTATTGGTTTGAGTCTTTAATTTATTTAATTGATTTAAACCGGGTGTTACTGGTGCGATGTATTTAATTTGATATGGTATAGTTCGTGCATCGATGGAATTTTTAAGACAAGAAGCTTATCTATTTTATTTTATATTAGCTTTAATTTATATATTTTTAGGAGTTATCTTAGCTATTTATTTCCAATTTTTTGCAAATTTTAAATACCTTATAGTGAATAATAAATTAAAAATTGAAAAAGTAGTAAGATATCAAGTAAGTAAAGAAAAATTTATGAAAATTACTTGAAAAAAATATCAAAGAGTAGAAACTGTTAGTACAACAGTTCAAAACTTGTAA
- the hprK gene encoding HPr(Ser) kinase/phosphatase has translation MKEKINVDFLIKEFNLKPLNECKESFIERPSINRAGLLLAGAYVDETLTKNIVGWGTNESKFLLSLSQKDRKEALHRVIGANPPLLMLSVGFEKELFNEILEISNFYMVPTVSSEEHLSTLIANIGGYLSEYFAKKTAIHGSAIIVNGVGVLITGASGVGKSEAVLELIQDGHTFVSDDTVIISRLGNRFIGKPSPITQDLLEVRGIGIIDIRHTYGSSMIRTKLDIDLVLELIPFENNNNFDRIGNNELYYHILDGKIKKIQIPVKQGRTISSLVVAAVNSYLVKQDGLDPIEKIQERIKNKNGK, from the coding sequence ATGAAAGAAAAAATTAATGTAGATTTTTTAATTAAAGAATTTAATTTAAAACCATTAAATGAATGCAAAGAGTCCTTTATTGAAAGACCTTCGATAAACAGAGCAGGACTTTTGTTAGCAGGAGCTTATGTAGATGAAACTTTAACTAAAAATATAGTTGGATGAGGGACGAATGAATCTAAATTTTTACTTTCTCTTTCACAAAAAGACAGAAAAGAGGCGTTACATAGGGTAATAGGAGCAAATCCTCCTTTATTAATGCTTTCTGTCGGATTTGAAAAGGAGTTATTTAATGAAATTTTAGAAATTTCTAATTTTTATATGGTACCTACAGTTTCTAGCGAAGAGCATTTATCAACTTTAATTGCAAATATTGGAGGATACCTTTCTGAGTATTTTGCAAAAAAAACAGCAATTCATGGTAGTGCTATTATTGTAAATGGAGTAGGTGTTCTAATAACGGGAGCTTCAGGAGTAGGTAAATCAGAAGCAGTTTTAGAATTAATTCAAGATGGTCATACTTTTGTAAGTGATGATACTGTAATAATTTCTCGATTAGGAAATCGCTTTATTGGTAAACCTTCACCAATAACACAAGATTTATTAGAAGTAAGAGGAATTGGGATAATAGATATTAGACATACTTATGGTTCTAGTATGATTAGAACAAAATTAGATATAGATTTAGTTTTAGAACTAATTCCTTTTGAAAATAACAATAATTTTGATCGAATTGGCAATAATGAGTTATATTACCACATTTTAGATGGTAAAATAAAAAAAATCCAAATTCCTGTAAAGCAAGGAAGAACAATTTCATCCTTAGTTGTTGCTGCAGTTAATTCTTATTTAGTTAAACAGGATGGTTTGGACCCGATTGAAAAAATTCAAGAAAGGATAAAAAATAAAAATGGAAAATAA
- the uvrA gene encoding excinuclease ABC subunit UvrA codes for MKNTHDFITIVGAKENNLKNIDLIIPKNKLVVFTGVSGSGKSSLAFNTIYEEGRRRYVDSLSSYARQFLGGTKKPDVVSIDGLSPAISIEQKTTHSNPRSTVGTITEIYDYLRLLYARIGKPFCPKHNIEITSQKTKEIVDAIYRFPLGSKIHILSPVVVDEKGTHEKLLLKLKKEGFLRLKVNGEVRSVEESIILDKNKKHNIDIIVDRLVLKEEESNRISEAIDIASDYAKGIVKVEVLDKQEITFSKIQACQFGDFNMPNFDTKNFSFNSPIGMCEKCKGIGVVLKADFDLLVPKKELSVLEGALAIFPLPINKKTIEWKEFEVLANKYNLPLDKAIETWTKEEIEILKFGSNEEVTFTVVSEAGNEYKKTKFIEGLINKQERKFMEASSEDIRAWHKRFMSESNCDSCKGARLNKYSLAVKLNNLNIFELSSLSIEDALKEIENLQISEFDKEISSMLIKEIKNRLSFLVNVGLEYLSLNRKSESLSGGEAQRIRLATQIGSNLTGVLYVLDEPSIGLHQKDNRKLINSLKKMVEIGNTLIVVEHDEETILEADHVIEIGPLAGRNGGEVVAQGSVLDLINNPNSITGKYLSKEKEIEIPNKRRPGNGNSIIVKGASENNLKNLDVSFPLGKFIAVTGVSGSGKSTLVNEVLVKGLENLTSEEKVKSGKHKSIDGSYNIDKIIKVSQSPIGRTPRSNPATYISVFDDIRDVYASLEESRTRGYLKGKFSFNASDGRCEKCQGDGMLRIEMHFLPDVYITCDHCNGTRYKNEILEIKYKNKNISDILNMTVLDAYEFFENRPKIANKLKTLIDVGLDYITLGQSATTLSGGEAQRVKLAKFLQKKPTGKTFYVLDEPTTGLHTADVEKLVKVLNRIVDNGDTVLVIEHNLDLIKVADYIIDLGPGGGINGGKVIATGTPEAVAKNENSYTGIYLKGVLNERKN; via the coding sequence ATGAAAAATACACACGATTTTATTACCATTGTTGGAGCGAAAGAAAATAATTTAAAAAACATTGATTTAATTATTCCAAAAAATAAATTAGTAGTTTTTACGGGAGTTTCAGGATCTGGAAAATCTTCTTTAGCTTTTAATACTATTTATGAAGAAGGAAGAAGAAGATATGTTGATTCACTTAGTTCATATGCTAGACAGTTTTTAGGAGGAACCAAAAAACCTGATGTGGTTTCCATTGATGGACTTTCTCCCGCTATTTCTATCGAACAAAAAACAACACATTCTAACCCGAGATCTACAGTAGGAACAATAACTGAAATTTATGATTATTTACGTTTACTTTATGCAAGAATTGGAAAACCCTTTTGTCCTAAACATAATATAGAAATAACAAGTCAAAAAACTAAAGAAATAGTAGATGCTATTTATAGGTTTCCTTTAGGATCAAAAATTCATATTCTTTCTCCTGTTGTTGTTGATGAAAAAGGAACACATGAAAAGTTATTATTAAAACTAAAAAAAGAAGGCTTTTTAAGACTAAAAGTTAACGGAGAAGTTAGATCTGTTGAAGAAAGTATTATCTTAGATAAAAACAAAAAACATAATATTGATATTATTGTTGATCGTTTAGTTTTAAAAGAAGAAGAAAGTAATAGAATATCTGAAGCGATAGATATTGCTTCAGACTATGCAAAAGGCATCGTTAAAGTAGAAGTTTTAGATAAACAAGAAATTACTTTTTCAAAAATTCAAGCTTGTCAATTTGGTGATTTTAATATGCCAAATTTTGATACAAAAAACTTTTCATTTAATTCGCCAATAGGAATGTGTGAAAAATGTAAGGGAATAGGGGTTGTACTAAAAGCTGATTTTGATCTTTTAGTGCCTAAAAAAGAACTATCTGTTTTAGAGGGAGCATTAGCTATTTTTCCTTTACCTATAAACAAAAAAACTATAGAATGAAAAGAGTTTGAAGTTTTAGCTAATAAATATAATTTACCTTTAGACAAGGCGATAGAAACTTGAACAAAAGAAGAAATAGAAATATTAAAATTTGGTTCAAATGAAGAAGTAACTTTTACAGTAGTAAGCGAAGCTGGAAATGAATACAAAAAAACCAAATTTATCGAAGGTTTAATTAATAAGCAAGAGCGAAAATTTATGGAAGCATCTAGTGAAGATATAAGAGCATGACATAAAAGATTTATGTCGGAATCTAATTGTGATTCATGTAAGGGCGCAAGATTAAATAAATACTCATTAGCTGTAAAACTAAATAACCTAAATATTTTTGAATTATCTTCGCTTTCTATTGAAGATGCTTTAAAAGAAATTGAAAATCTTCAAATAAGTGAGTTTGATAAAGAAATTTCTAGTATGTTAATTAAAGAAATAAAAAATAGACTGAGTTTTTTAGTAAATGTAGGTTTAGAATATCTTTCATTAAATAGAAAGTCAGAAAGTCTTTCTGGAGGAGAAGCACAAAGAATAAGACTAGCAACGCAAATAGGTTCTAATTTAACGGGAGTCCTTTATGTTTTGGATGAACCATCAATAGGATTACATCAAAAAGATAATAGAAAGTTAATTAATTCATTGAAAAAAATGGTTGAAATTGGTAATACACTAATTGTAGTAGAACACGATGAAGAAACTATATTAGAGGCAGATCATGTTATTGAAATAGGCCCTTTAGCAGGTAGAAATGGTGGAGAAGTTGTTGCGCAAGGAAGCGTTTTAGATTTAATAAATAATCCTAATTCAATAACTGGAAAATATCTTTCTAAAGAAAAAGAGATAGAAATACCTAATAAAAGACGACCAGGTAATGGAAATTCTATTATTGTAAAAGGTGCATCAGAGAATAATTTAAAAAATCTTGATGTTTCTTTTCCTTTGGGTAAATTTATTGCGGTGACAGGTGTTTCAGGTTCAGGTAAAAGTACTTTAGTTAATGAAGTTCTTGTAAAAGGTCTAGAAAATTTAACTAGCGAAGAAAAAGTAAAATCAGGTAAACACAAATCTATAGACGGTTCATATAATATTGATAAAATAATAAAAGTTTCTCAATCTCCAATAGGAAGAACACCTAGATCTAATCCTGCAACTTATATTTCTGTATTTGATGATATAAGGGATGTATATGCTAGCCTAGAAGAATCTAGAACTAGAGGTTATTTAAAAGGAAAATTTTCTTTTAATGCCTCTGATGGTCGTTGTGAAAAATGTCAAGGTGATGGGATGTTAAGAATTGAAATGCATTTTTTACCTGATGTTTACATAACTTGCGATCATTGTAATGGTACAAGATATAAAAATGAAATTTTAGAAATAAAATATAAAAACAAAAATATATCAGACATTTTAAATATGACAGTTTTAGATGCTTATGAATTTTTTGAAAATAGACCTAAAATAGCTAACAAATTAAAAACGCTAATAGATGTAGGTTTAGATTATATAACATTAGGACAATCAGCAACAACTCTTTCCGGAGGAGAAGCGCAAAGGGTTAAACTAGCTAAATTTTTACAAAAGAAACCTACAGGTAAAACATTTTACGTTTTAGATGAACCTACAACAGGATTACATACTGCGGATGTAGAAAAATTAGTTAAAGTTTTAAATAGAATAGTTGATAATGGAGATACAGTTTTAGTTATAGAACATAATTTAGATTTAATTAAAGTCGCTGATTATATTATTGATTTAGGTCCTGGTGGTGGAATTAATGGAGGAAAAGTTATAGCTACAGGAACACCAGAAGCAGTAGCTAAAAATGAAAATTCATACACCGGAATTTATTTAAAAGGAGTATTAAATGAAAGAAAAAATTAA
- a CDS encoding NAD(P)-binding domain-containing protein, producing the protein MNKKIKLGFIGTGAYGSAIANVALSNKNEVLMYGINEEELNDIESGFNKKYFSSSEFSNKEMLHTTKKLEELIDKTEIIVLAIPSNSIQKVLEEILKLRPNKKINLINIAKGFENNSKNFFSNFIKKEFKNNLNNFATILGPSFANELFNKNTTIVNVFSENKDFVLELKKIFDNDYFKLIEIKDSFISELFAALKNVLAIGSGILNYYSDSRNTHAAFLTQGIKDIMIIYESLSSDIDFKNVVDFSTLGDVILTCSSEKSRNFSYGRYIARWGLEKANIDFKQTIEGKEAAKILESKIDINSLKISVIKTIIEILNGTKKPERITTFINELR; encoded by the coding sequence ATGAACAAAAAAATAAAATTAGGTTTTATAGGTACAGGGGCATATGGTTCAGCTATAGCAAATGTGGCATTAAGTAATAAAAATGAAGTATTAATGTATGGTATAAATGAAGAAGAATTAAATGATATAGAGTCAGGATTTAACAAAAAATATTTTTCTAGTTCTGAATTCTCAAATAAAGAAATGCTACATACTACTAAAAAATTAGAAGAATTAATCGACAAAACCGAGATTATTGTCTTGGCCATACCTTCTAATTCCATTCAAAAGGTTTTAGAGGAAATTTTAAAACTAAGACCAAATAAAAAGATAAATTTAATAAATATTGCTAAAGGATTTGAAAACAATAGTAAAAACTTTTTTTCAAACTTTATAAAAAAAGAATTTAAAAATAATCTTAATAATTTTGCAACCATATTAGGCCCATCTTTTGCAAATGAACTTTTCAATAAAAATACAACAATAGTTAATGTATTTTCTGAAAATAAAGATTTTGTTTTAGAACTTAAAAAAATATTTGATAACGATTATTTCAAATTAATAGAAATTAAAGATAGTTTTATATCTGAATTATTTGCGGCTTTAAAGAACGTTTTAGCTATTGGTAGCGGGATTTTAAATTACTATAGTGATTCAAGAAATACTCACGCAGCTTTTTTAACACAAGGAATTAAAGATATTATGATAATTTATGAAAGTTTATCTTCCGACATTGATTTTAAAAATGTTGTTGATTTTTCAACTTTAGGTGATGTAATTTTAACTTGTAGTTCAGAAAAAAGTCGAAATTTTAGTTATGGAAGATACATCGCTAGATGAGGTCTCGAAAAAGCAAATATTGATTTTAAACAAACAATAGAAGGTAAAGAAGCTGCTAAAATATTAGAGTCTAAAATAGATATTAATAGTTTAAAAATAAGTGTCATAAAAACCATTATAGAAATTTTAAATGGAACAAAAAAACCTGAAAGAATTACAACTTTTATAAATGAACTAAGATAG
- a CDS encoding replication-associated recombination protein A, with amino-acid sequence MNAKIFEKDIENLDDIIGQNHLKFLFNKIIEIKNIGSFIFYGESGIGKTSVANLLARKMTFKFDTFNASIGQKEELISKLKENKVLIIDEIHRLNKDKQDILLTFLENQEIIIFATTTENPYFKINPAIRSRMQILQFLKPTKEDILSYFESLFKKENIEIDKNIVEKIIYYSNFDIRKIKLNFSLIMKISNDKNIDQDLIKKVIPNINFYSDKNSDAHYNNLSAFHKSLRGSDVDASLYYGYLIIKSGDFDGLYRRITAVAYEDIGLANSIISLKVEAAIQAAERLGMPEAKLPLSQIIVELALSPKSNSTYLAFNEVKKMVDDGYIFDIPNYLKDAHYKNAKNLNHGINYKYPHNFKNNFVNQQYLPNELKDKVFFHFGNNKNEEKIKSYWKKIKENLE; translated from the coding sequence ATGAATGCAAAAATTTTTGAAAAAGATATAGAAAATTTAGATGATATAATTGGACAAAATCATCTTAAATTTTTGTTTAATAAAATAATAGAAATAAAGAACATTGGTTCTTTTATTTTTTATGGAGAGTCCGGGATTGGAAAGACTTCTGTTGCCAACTTATTAGCTAGAAAAATGACTTTTAAATTCGATACCTTTAACGCGTCGATAGGACAGAAAGAGGAATTGATAAGTAAATTAAAAGAAAATAAAGTTCTTATAATTGATGAAATACATAGATTAAATAAGGATAAGCAAGATATTTTATTAACTTTTTTAGAAAATCAAGAAATTATTATTTTTGCCACAACAACAGAGAATCCTTATTTTAAAATTAATCCTGCAATTAGAAGCAGAATGCAAATTCTTCAATTTCTAAAACCAACAAAAGAGGATATTTTATCTTATTTTGAATCATTATTTAAAAAAGAAAATATAGAAATAGATAAAAATATTGTCGAAAAAATTATTTATTATTCTAATTTTGATATTAGAAAAATAAAATTAAATTTTTCATTGATAATGAAAATAAGTAATGATAAGAATATTGATCAAGATTTAATAAAAAAAGTAATACCGAATATAAATTTTTATAGTGACAAAAATTCAGATGCTCATTATAATAATTTAAGTGCATTTCATAAGTCTCTAAGGGGAAGTGATGTAGATGCTTCTTTATATTATGGATATTTGATAATAAAAAGTGGTGATTTTGATGGTTTATATAGAAGAATTACCGCTGTCGCATATGAAGATATAGGTCTGGCGAATTCCATTATTTCATTAAAAGTAGAAGCAGCTATTCAAGCTGCCGAAAGATTAGGTATGCCGGAAGCCAAATTACCTTTATCTCAAATAATAGTTGAATTAGCTCTTAGTCCAAAAAGCAATTCTACTTATTTAGCTTTCAATGAAGTAAAAAAGATGGTTGATGACGGATACATTTTTGATATTCCTAATTATTTAAAAGATGCTCATTATAAAAATGCGAAAAATTTGAATCACGGAATAAACTATAAATATCCTCATAACTTTAAAAATAATTTTGTAAATCAACAATATTTACCTAACGAATTAAAGGATAAAGTTTTTTTCCATTTCGGAAATAATAAAAATGAGGAAAAAATAAAGAGTTATTGAAAAAAAATAAAAGAAAATTTGGAATAA
- a CDS encoding DUF2130 domain-containing protein has translation MSKEIKVRIIEYEPTIKFELVEDAKKGDFFLIDDYKNQEIENFIQKIKGKINNSLIEEARKNAINEFKLSEEYLKLVQDLSTEKENLKIFESKVELLKKQAIEEYLKTDSNYLNILKEIKDLKDKNKELSDENLRIKSMKEADKIIAVEEYKKSKEFLKIIDDTNVIKDNYNKLQLEHQNLKVNMETDVINSKQEFQIQFLTEKEKLLEKINNLERNKNNNIKLLGEELETWVSSEINSAFSMEPEIVLKKDNSVVNGTKSDFIIEFFSKKREGLSLSKIVIECKTQRASGGQKNSDFFLKLEKERKEKQASFSILVTEVEPKDDFVIKKVKDFENMYMVRPAYLLPFVSVLKYFIYSYENITTSNIVFKEKEEIIEEFNKMKDSILDISLVNLNKKIIDIKKASDIIKTQAQKIDENINIVIDSHLITIKNKILNFEIKKIIKKTEKTQD, from the coding sequence ATGAGTAAAGAAATTAAAGTAAGAATTATTGAATATGAACCAACAATAAAATTTGAACTTGTTGAAGATGCTAAAAAAGGGGATTTCTTTTTAATCGATGATTATAAAAATCAAGAAATTGAAAATTTTATTCAAAAAATAAAAGGAAAAATCAACAATTCTTTAATTGAAGAAGCAAGAAAAAATGCAATAAATGAATTTAAACTAAGTGAAGAATATTTAAAATTAGTTCAAGATTTAAGTACAGAAAAAGAAAATCTAAAAATATTTGAATCCAAAGTTGAGTTACTTAAAAAACAAGCAATAGAAGAATATTTAAAGACAGATTCTAATTATTTAAATATACTTAAAGAAATTAAAGATTTAAAAGACAAAAATAAAGAATTAAGTGACGAAAATTTAAGAATAAAATCAATGAAAGAAGCTGATAAGATTATCGCTGTTGAGGAATATAAAAAAAGTAAAGAATTTTTAAAAATAATTGATGATACAAATGTTATTAAAGACAATTATAATAAATTGCAATTAGAACATCAAAATTTAAAAGTCAATATGGAAACAGATGTTATTAATTCTAAACAAGAATTCCAAATTCAATTTTTAACAGAAAAAGAAAAACTTTTAGAAAAAATAAACAACTTAGAAAGAAACAAAAACAATAATATAAAACTTTTAGGAGAGGAACTAGAAACTTGAGTTAGTTCAGAAATTAATAGCGCTTTTAGTATGGAACCTGAAATAGTTCTTAAAAAAGATAATAGTGTTGTTAATGGAACTAAAAGTGATTTTATTATAGAATTTTTTAGTAAAAAAAGAGAAGGTTTATCTTTGAGTAAAATTGTAATAGAGTGTAAAACTCAAAGAGCTTCTGGTGGTCAAAAAAATAGTGATTTCTTTTTAAAATTAGAAAAAGAAAGAAAAGAAAAGCAAGCGAGTTTTTCAATTCTAGTAACGGAAGTGGAACCAAAAGACGATTTTGTAATAAAAAAAGTTAAAGATTTTGAAAATATGTATATGGTTAGACCCGCATATTTACTTCCTTTTGTATCCGTTTTAAAATATTTTATTTATTCTTATGAAAATATAACTACTTCTAATATTGTCTTTAAAGAAAAAGAAGAAATTATAGAAGAATTTAATAAAATGAAAGATAGCATTTTAGATATAAGTTTAGTGAATTTAAATAAGAAAATAATTGATATTAAAAAAGCTTCTGATATCATCAAAACTCAAGCTCAAAAAATTGATGAAAATATTAACATAGTTATTGATTCACATTTAATAACCATAAAAAATAAAATATTAAACTTTGAAATCAAAAAAATAATTAAAAAAACAGAAAAAACTCAAGATTAA
- a CDS encoding adenine phosphoribosyltransferase has protein sequence MELNKYIRDVQDFPKKGILFKDISPLLANGKVLRFVIDKMVELSKEADIIIGPDARGFLFGTPVAAMLQKPFIMVRKPNKLPGEVISMEYNLEYGTNKLEVQKGMIKEGQKAIIIDDVLATGGTTKAIIKLVESQGAKVEKVVLLMELENLKGRDMLSPYKVESLIKI, from the coding sequence ATGGAATTAAATAAATATATTAGAGATGTTCAAGATTTTCCTAAAAAAGGCATTTTGTTTAAAGACATCTCACCTCTACTTGCAAATGGCAAAGTTTTAAGATTTGTGATAGATAAAATGGTTGAATTAAGTAAAGAAGCGGATATTATAATAGGGCCAGATGCTAGAGGATTTCTTTTTGGTACACCAGTAGCTGCAATGCTACAAAAACCTTTCATAATGGTGCGTAAACCTAATAAATTACCTGGAGAAGTAATTTCTATGGAATATAATTTAGAATATGGAACAAACAAATTAGAAGTACAAAAAGGAATGATCAAAGAAGGTCAAAAAGCAATAATTATCGATGATGTATTAGCTACAGGAGGTACAACTAAAGCTATTATAAAATTAGTTGAGTCTCAAGGGGCAAAAGTAGAAAAAGTAGTTTTATTAATGGAACTTGAAAACTTAAAGGGTAGAGATATGCTTTCTCCATATAAAGTAGAATCTCTAATTAAAATATAA
- a CDS encoding FAD synthase: protein MTKIVDFDSDKDEIKDSVFILGSFESFHLGHSELLKEAKKTQKKVTILLFKNPEKLKKNGEYIFNDLHSRIQYLANLKVDYILLLDFNDEIKNTNGEEFLNKLLSKGATHFVVGKDFKMGKEAKITSNKIKEIYPSTTIVDIIKKDNYKISTSILKENLLTGKFSLVNSQLKNNYFTRIKIKYNNQIYFSSNIVPFPSGIYLVKLIKGNKKIPCILFINFIDKEKKLFFFDNYKTNIFDVEYLFLEFIKEKRIITTELENKLSDKEKEEIKEIFISKEY from the coding sequence ATGACAAAAATAGTTGATTTTGATTCTGATAAGGATGAAATTAAAGATTCTGTATTTATTTTAGGATCATTTGAATCTTTTCATTTAGGACATAGCGAATTATTGAAAGAAGCTAAAAAAACTCAAAAAAAAGTAACAATTTTACTTTTTAAAAATCCAGAAAAGCTTAAAAAAAATGGTGAATATATTTTTAATGATTTGCATTCTAGAATTCAATATTTAGCAAATTTAAAAGTAGATTATATTTTGCTTTTAGATTTTAATGATGAAATAAAAAATACAAATGGAGAGGAATTTTTAAATAAATTACTTTCAAAAGGTGCAACTCATTTTGTTGTGGGAAAAGATTTTAAAATGGGTAAAGAAGCCAAAATAACTTCTAATAAGATAAAAGAAATTTACCCTAGTACAACAATAGTTGATATTATTAAAAAGGACAATTATAAAATTTCCACTTCTATATTAAAAGAAAATTTATTAACAGGAAAATTTAGTCTTGTAAATTCACAATTAAAAAATAATTACTTTACAAGAATTAAAATAAAATATAATAATCAAATTTATTTTAGTTCAAATATAGTTCCATTTCCTTCAGGAATATATTTAGTTAAACTTATAAAAGGCAATAAAAAAATCCCTTGTATTCTATTTATAAACTTTATAGATAAAGAAAAAAAATTATTTTTCTTTGATAACTATAAAACTAATATTTTCGACGTTGAATATTTATTTTTAGAATTTATCAAAGAAAAAAGAATAATTACAACTGAATTAGAAAATAAATTATCAGATAAAGAAAAAGAAGAAATTAAGGAAATATTTATTTCTAAAGAATATTAA